GCCCGCATCGAGCGCAGCGCGAGCTTGTCGGAGTAGAAGTAGGAAATGCCGTTCATGACAAGTGAGATGAGGACGGCGATGACCAGGCCGCCACTGCCGCCGAACCCGTAGCCCACCGCGAGGATCAGGGCGGTGAGCAGACCGAGCAGCGCGGCGGTCTTCAGACGGTTGTGGTGCACGATCTCTCCTTCGGTGCACGGATCGCCGGGATCCGCTGACCGGTTCAACAACCCGGTACCCGTCAACCATCCGTCTCAACGCTGAGAGTTCACTGAGACTGGAGTCGCAGGTCAGCGGGCGGCGAGATCAAGCACCAACTGTGGGGCGAAGCCCAGCACCACGGCTGTCACCGTGGCCACCGCCAGCACCGCCGCCACCACACCCCCCACCGGTACGGCCGGCGCCGCGTTGCCCGGTGTCGCCGTCGGGGCCCACAGCGCGGCCGTCACACGCAGGTAGTACGCCAACCCGACCACCGCGTTCAGCGCCACCACGAGCGCCAGCCAGGCCGCGCCGCCGTCGAGCAGGGATCGGACCACTGTCACCTTCGCGAACAGGCCGGCCAGGCCCGGCGGCAGCCCGGCCAGACCCACGAGCGCGAGACCGAGCGCCGCGCCCCGCCACGGGTGCCGGCGGGCCGCCCCGCGCAGGTCGTCAAGCGTGCCGCCGTCCGCACTCGCCGGGCGCAGCGCGGTCACCCCGGCGAACGCGGCAAGCTCCAACACCACGAAGAAGACGGCGTACGCCACCGCGGCGGCGTACGCGGCGGTCCGCGCCTCGTCGGTGCGGCCGGCGGCCAGCGCCAACGCGCCCAGCGGGGCCAGGATGTAACCGGCCTGCGCCACCGAGGACCAGGCGAGCAGTCGGACGGTACGCCGCTGGCGCAGCGCCACCAGGTTGCCGACTGTCATCGTGAGCACCGCCAGCAGGGCGAGCACCGGGCCGGTCTGGTCCGCCGGGAGCGCCCGCTGCACCACCGCCAGCAACGCGACGAGGCCGCCCAGCTTCGACGCCGTCGACAGGTACGCGGCCACCGGCAGCGGAGCGCCGTCGTAGGTGGCCGGCGCCCAGGCGTGGAACGGCACCGCCGCCACCTTGAACGCCAGCCCGAGCAGCAGCAGCGCCACGGCGGCGGTGGTCAGCGGCAGCTCGCGCAGCTCCGGCCGCTCGGCCAGCAGCGCGCCGAGCCGGTCCAGGTGCAGCGAACCGGTCACCGCGTACAGCAGCGCCGCGCCGAGCAGGCTGACCGTGGTGGCCACCACGCTCACCACGAAGAACGTCACCGCCGCCTCGGCGCTGGCCAGGCTGCCCCGGCGCAGGCCGACAAGCACGTACAGCGGCAGGGTAAGCGTCTCCAACGCCACGATCAGGGTGATCAGGTCGCCGGCCGCGCCGAGCACCACACCGCCTGTCATCGAGCAGGCGAGCAGGAAGGCGTACTCCCCCACCGGCGACCGCCCGGCCCCTAGCGCCGGCACCGACAGCCCGAGCACACCCACTGTGAGCAGCGCCACCACCGCGGCGACCACTGCCGCCCGGCCGCCGAAGACCCAGGAACAGTCGGCGCCGACGCAGAACGTGCGCCGTTCGCCGCCCGCGCCGACGACGACGGCGCCGACTGCGGTGCCGAACGCGCCGAGCGCGGCCACCGCGACCGTGGCCCGAGGCCGCGCCAGCACAAGATCGACGATCAGCACGAGTACGGCGGTGCCGGCCGCCAGGTACGCCGGCAGCATCGCCACGCTGTCCACGCTCTGCACCGCGCTCATGCGGCCCTGCCCTCGTTCGTGTCCACCCACTGCGGCGCGCTCATCGGGAGACCACCCCGATGAGGGCGTCGACGGGCGCCTCGGCGACGCCGAGCACCAGCGCCGGGACCAACCCGATGGCCAGCGCGAGCAGCACCAGCGGGGCCCACGCGGTCAGCTCCGCGCCGGCCAGACCCGAGCCGACAGGGCCCACCACGGGGCTCGGCCGCCCGTGGGTGACCTGACGCAACAACCGCAGGAAGTACGCGGCAGTGAGCGCGCCACCGACCGCCGCCAGCACCCCGAGGGTGGTCCACAGCGCGCCGCCCACCTGGATCGCCGCGACCACCGCGAACGCCTCCCCCCAGAAGCCGGCCAGCCCCGGCAGGCCGAGCGACGCGATCGCCGCGAACGCCAGCAGACCGGCCAGCCGGGGCGCGGTCTCCCGCAGCCCGGACAGCTCGGCGAGCGCGCCCGTGCCGGTGCGGTCCTTCACGGCCCCGGCGAGGAAGAACAGCAGACCGGTGATCACGCCGTGCGCGACGTTGCCGATCAGGGCCGCCTGGATGCCTGTGGCGGTAAGCGTGGCGACGCCCAGCAGCACGAAGCCCATGTGACCCACGCTGGAATACGCGATGAGGCGCTTCACCTCGGCCTGTGCCAGGCAGATGAGCGAGCCGACAAGGATCGCGGCGACCGCCAGCACGCCGAGCACCGGCGCGGCCCAGCGGGCGCCCTCCGGGGCGACCCCCACCGCCACCCGGATCAGGCCGTACGTGCCCATCTTGAGCAGCACGCCCGCAAGCACGACGCTGCCCACGGTCGGGGCCTGCGTGTGCGCGTCGGGCAGCCAGGAGTGCAGCGGCCAGAGTGGACTCTTCACCGCGAACGCGAGCGCCAACAACGTGAACGCGGCCAACTGGGTGCCCCGGGACAGGCCGCCCCCACCGGTCAGCGCGACCACGTCGGCGGTGCCCGCCGCGGCGACCACGACATACACGCCGACCAGCAGCAGCACCGACCCGAACAGGGTGTAGAGCGCGAACTTGCGGGCCGCCCGCCGCCGGTCCGCGCCTCCCCAGCCGGCGATGATCGCGTACATCGGCAGCAGGACGACCTCGAAGAAGAGGAAGAACAGCACCAGGTCCAGGGCGAGGAACGTGCCGAGGATGCCCACCTCGACCACCAGCAGCAGGGCCACCAGCGCCCGACCGCTGCCGCCGCCCGGCACCCGCCACACCGTGTACGCGCAGCAGAGCAGGGTGAGCAGCGCGGTCAGCACCACGAGCGGCCAGGAGATGCCGTCGACGCCGAGGTGGAAGCGCAGGGCCAGACCGGGCACCCAGGGCAGATCGACCTGGTGCCAGGGGCGCACCGCGGGCGTACCTGCCGACCAGGCGAACCACCCCCGCCCACCGAACACCAACGGCACGGCGGCCAGCAGGGTCAGGGCCGCCGCGACGGTGCCGACGATCCGTGCCGCCAGGTCCCGGGGAGTCGCCGCCACCGCGACCGCACCCAGCGCCGGCACCACAAGCACGGCGACGAGCAGAACCTGCCCAAGCGTCATCGGGTCACTCCCAGCAGGGCTGCGGCCAGGCCGATCAGCAGGGCGCCGGCCAGCACACCGGCGGCGGCCCGAGGCAGCGCCGCCCGGTGCAGCGCGGCCAGCCCGGCGCCCAGGCCGGAGGCAGCACGGCCGCTGCCCTCGACCGCCCCGTCGACCACCACCTCGTCGCCGCTGCGGGCGAGGCGGGCCAGCGCCCGGACGGGACGTACGACAAGGGTGTGCTGGACGTCGTCGAGCCGGAACGCGCGGGCGAAGACCGGCCGCAGCGGACCCAGCGCGGTCGCCGGGTCGCCGGTCCTGTCCCGCTGCCAACGCGCCCACACCAGGCCCGCGCCGACCGCCAGCAGCGCCAACGGCAGCAGCAGCGCCGGCCCGACGTGGACCAGGCCGTCCTCCGCGCCGGCGACCGGCACGGTGGCGAACCGCAGCCGGTCGGCGAACGCGCCCACGAACCCGGCCAGGCCGAGCAGCGCGGCAGGCACTGCCAACAGCAGCACCGGCCACCGCAACACCGCCGGAGGGTCGTGCGGCGTGACGAGCGGCAGCCGGGGCTCGCCGAAGAAGGCCCGCAGCAGCAGCCGGCCCGCGTACCAGGCGGTGATCGCCACACCGAGCAACCCGGCCATCCAGACCAGCCAACCCACCCACGACGGCGCCGGCCCGGTGCCCTCCAACGCGGCCGACTCGGCGACAGTCAACACGCCGTCCTTGCTCCAGAAGCCGGCCAGCGGCGGCACGCCGGCGAGGGCCCCGAGGCCGATCACCGTGCACCAGAACGTCACAGGCATGCTGCGCCGCAGACCACCCATCTCCGACATCAGCGTGGTGCCCACGGCGTGGATCACCGCGCCGGCGGCGAGGAACAGCAGCGCCTTGAACGCGGCGTGGGTGAGCAGGTGGAACAGCGCCGCCGACGGTGAGCCGACGGCCAGCGCGCCGGTCATGTAGCCGAGCTGGGACACCGTCGACCAGGCCAGCACACGCTTGATGTCGTCCTGGGCGGTCGCGGCGAGCGCCCCGAGCAGCAGGGTGATCGCGCCGAGCACCCCGAGCACTGTCAACGTCACCGGAGCCGCCGTGAACAGCGGGTAGAGGCGGGTCACCGCGTACACCCCGGCGGCCACCATCGTCGCGGCGTGGATCAGCGCGGAGATCGGCGTCGGGCCGGCCATGGCGTCCGGCAGCCAGGTGTGCAGCGGGAACTGCGCGCTCTTGCCGGCCACCCCGGCCAGCAGCAGCAGGCCGGCGGCGGTCAGGGTCGCGGCGCTGTGGTCGTGCGCGAGCACGTCGGCGATCCGGAAACTGCCCGTCGACACGCCGAGCAGCGCGATGCCGAGCAGGAACCCGACGTCACCCACCCGGGTCACCAGGAACGCCTTCATCGCGGCGGCCGGTGCCCCCGCGAGCCGGCGGTCGTGGGCGATGAGCAGGTACGAGCAGAGGCCCATCACCTCCCAGCCCACCAGCAGCATGATCAGGTCGCCGGAGACCACCACCAGCAGCATCGCGCCGGTGAAGAGGCCGATCTGGGCGGCGTACGGCGGGTAGCGGTGGTCGACGTCGACGTCGTCGTGCGGGCCACGCCGCAGGTAGCCGATCGAGTAGACCTGCACGGCCAGGGCTACCGCGGCGACCGCGACGGCCACCAGGGCGGCGGCGCCGTCCAGGCGTACGCCGAGGGTCACCCGCAGCCCACCGATGTCGACCCAGGTCGTCGACGTCTCGGTCGGACCGTTGACAGTCACCAGCAGGGCGACCGCCAACGCCAGCGCGCCGGCAGCCCCGGCCACGCCGATCGTCACGGCGGCCGTCCGCGCCCGGTCATCGCCGGCCGGTCCACC
The DNA window shown above is from Micromonospora lupini and carries:
- a CDS encoding complex I subunit 4 family protein, with the translated sequence MTLGQVLLVAVLVVPALGAVAVAATPRDLAARIVGTVAAALTLLAAVPLVFGGRGWFAWSAGTPAVRPWHQVDLPWVPGLALRFHLGVDGISWPLVVLTALLTLLCCAYTVWRVPGGGSGRALVALLLVVEVGILGTFLALDLVLFFLFFEVVLLPMYAIIAGWGGADRRRAARKFALYTLFGSVLLLVGVYVVVAAAGTADVVALTGGGGLSRGTQLAAFTLLALAFAVKSPLWPLHSWLPDAHTQAPTVGSVVLAGVLLKMGTYGLIRVAVGVAPEGARWAAPVLGVLAVAAILVGSLICLAQAEVKRLIAYSSVGHMGFVLLGVATLTATGIQAALIGNVAHGVITGLLFFLAGAVKDRTGTGALAELSGLRETAPRLAGLLAFAAIASLGLPGLAGFWGEAFAVVAAIQVGGALWTTLGVLAAVGGALTAAYFLRLLRQVTHGRPSPVVGPVGSGLAGAELTAWAPLVLLALAIGLVPALVLGVAEAPVDALIGVVSR
- a CDS encoding NADH-quinone oxidoreductase subunit N, giving the protein MSAVQSVDSVAMLPAYLAAGTAVLVLIVDLVLARPRATVAVAALGAFGTAVGAVVVGAGGERRTFCVGADCSWVFGGRAAVVAAVVALLTVGVLGLSVPALGAGRSPVGEYAFLLACSMTGGVVLGAAGDLITLIVALETLTLPLYVLVGLRRGSLASAEAAVTFFVVSVVATTVSLLGAALLYAVTGSLHLDRLGALLAERPELRELPLTTAAVALLLLGLAFKVAAVPFHAWAPATYDGAPLPVAAYLSTASKLGGLVALLAVVQRALPADQTGPVLALLAVLTMTVGNLVALRQRRTVRLLAWSSVAQAGYILAPLGALALAAGRTDEARTAAYAAAVAYAVFFVVLELAAFAGVTALRPASADGGTLDDLRGAARRHPWRGAALGLALVGLAGLPPGLAGLFAKVTVVRSLLDGGAAWLALVVALNAVVGLAYYLRVTAALWAPTATPGNAAPAVPVGGVVAAVLAVATVTAVVLGFAPQLVLDLAAR
- a CDS encoding NADH-quinone oxidoreductase subunit 5 family protein; this encodes MTGLLGAALPAVPLVAGLLGLLLPPAPRRQGGPAGDDRARTAAVTIGVAGAAGALALAVALLVTVNGPTETSTTWVDIGGLRVTLGVRLDGAAALVAVAVAAVALAVQVYSIGYLRRGPHDDVDVDHRYPPYAAQIGLFTGAMLLVVVSGDLIMLLVGWEVMGLCSYLLIAHDRRLAGAPAAAMKAFLVTRVGDVGFLLGIALLGVSTGSFRIADVLAHDHSAATLTAAGLLLLAGVAGKSAQFPLHTWLPDAMAGPTPISALIHAATMVAAGVYAVTRLYPLFTAAPVTLTVLGVLGAITLLLGALAATAQDDIKRVLAWSTVSQLGYMTGALAVGSPSAALFHLLTHAAFKALLFLAAGAVIHAVGTTLMSEMGGLRRSMPVTFWCTVIGLGALAGVPPLAGFWSKDGVLTVAESAALEGTGPAPSWVGWLVWMAGLLGVAITAWYAGRLLLRAFFGEPRLPLVTPHDPPAVLRWPVLLLAVPAALLGLAGFVGAFADRLRFATVPVAGAEDGLVHVGPALLLPLALLAVGAGLVWARWQRDRTGDPATALGPLRPVFARAFRLDDVQHTLVVRPVRALARLARSGDEVVVDGAVEGSGRAASGLGAGLAALHRAALPRAAAGVLAGALLIGLAAALLGVTR